The Oryzias latipes chromosome 16, ASM223467v1 genome includes a region encoding these proteins:
- the grik5 gene encoding glutamate receptor ionotropic, kainate 5 isoform X1, translated as MPALPALLLSIHLSFLLITMPPRSLSQAPLLSSVRMAAILDDQSVCGRGERLALALARENINSVMEGPARARVEVDIYELQKDSQYDTTDTMCQILPKGVVSVIGPASSPASGSTVSHICGEKEIPHVKIGPEETPRLPYLRFASVTLYPSNEDLSLAIGAILRSFSYPSASLVCAKAECLLRLEELVRRFLISRETLSVRMLDDNLDPTPLLKEIRDDKVATIIIDANASVSYLILKKASELGMTSAFYKYILTTMDFPLLRLDDIVDEQSNIVGFSMFNTTHPFYLEFIRSLNLSWREGCDLTYPGPALSSALMFDAVHVVVGAVRELNRSQEIGVKPLSCTSPQIWQHGTSLMNYLRMVEYDGLTGRVEFNSKGQRTNYTLRILEKHRGGHKEIGIWYSNNTLAMNSTSLDINVSETLANKTLIVTTILENPYVMRKDNYQDFQGNDQYEGFCVDMLRELADILKFSFKIKLVDDGLYGAPEPNGSWTGMVGELINRKADLAVAAFTITSEREKVIDFSKPFMTLGISILYRVQLGRKPGYFSFLDPFSPAVWLFMLLAYLAVSCVLFLAARLSPYEWYNPHPCMRERRDMLENQYTLGNSLWFPVGGFMQQGSEIMPRALSTRCVSGVWWAFTLIIISSYTANLAAFLTVQRMEAPIESPDDLADQTNIEYGTIHGGSTMTFFMNSRYQTYQRMWNYMYSKQPSVFVKSTEEGIARVLNSKYAFLMESTMNEYHRGLNCNLTQIGGLLDTKGYGIGMPLGSPFRDEITLAILQLQENNRLEILKRRWWEGSQCLKEEDHRAKGLGMENIGGIFVVLICGLIIAVFVAIMEFVWSTRRSAETDEVCPHTCPRRPHRHSPVSVCQEMITELRNVVSCRKSSRMRRRRPLNSSTVLRHPTRVALGAPRPLRLVREMRLSNGKLYSGAGPLTGGSGEAGTDLGPGPQRILDDPLGANTTPPPPAPTPVLLPSRSCTHVRICQECRRIQSLRSGSSIGSTSTKIPPSSAPLPRLPPPPLPSSSNTDSEGGGGPSPRRRHHSPPLHTPQPLPPPQSSANTDLLGDQD; from the exons tGTGTCAGATTCTACCCAAAGGTGTCGTCTCCGTGATCGGTCCTGCCTCCAGCCCCGCCTCTGGGTCAACAGTCAGCCATATATGTGGTGAGAAAGAG ATTCCTCATGTAAAAATTGGTCCAGAGGAAACTCCCCGCTTGCCATACCTACGCTTCGCCTCTGTCACCTTATATCCCAGCAACGAGGACCTGAGTTTGGCCATTGGGGCCATCTTGCGCTCGTTCAGCTACCCCTCTGCCAGCCTGGTCTGCGCAAAGGCTGAGT gcCTGCTGAGACTGGAAGAACTGGTCCGGCGTTTTCTCATCTCACGAGAGACGCTATCAGTCAGGATGCTTGATGACAACCTGGACCCCACGCCGCTCCTTAAGGAGATCCGTGACGACAAAGTAGCCACCATCATCATAGACGCCAATGCTTCTGTGTCCTATCTCATACTGAAAAAG GCGTCAGAGCTGGGGATGACATCAGCTTTTTATAAGTACATCCTCACCACCATG GACTTTCCTCTCTTGAGGCTTGATGACATAGTGGATGAGCAATCCAACATAGTTGGTTTCTCCATGTTTAACACCACACACCCCTTCTACCTGGAGTTCATCAGGAGCCTGAACCTCTCCTGGAGAGAAGGCTGTGATCTAACGTACCCCGGGCCTGCG CTCTCCTCTGCGCTGATGTTTGATGCGGTGCACGTGGTGGTGGGGGCGGTGAGGGAATTGAACCGCAGCCAGGAAATTGGAGTGAAGCCACTGAGCTGCACCTCACCTCAGATCTGGCAACATGGGACCAGCCTCATGAACTATCTGCGAATG GTGGAATACGATGGCCTGACAGGGCGCGTGGAGTTCAACAGCAAAGGTCAAAGGACCAACTACACCCTGCGGATCCTGGAGAAACACAGAGGAGGCCACAAAGAG ATCGGGATCTGGTATTCCAACAACACTTTAGCAATGAACTCCACCAGCCTGGATATTAATGTCTCAGAAACGCTGGCAAACAAGACCCTCATTGTCACAACAATTCTG GAAAATCCGTATGTGATGCGTAAAGACAATTATCAAGATTTCCAGGGCAACGACCAGTACGAGGGCTTCTGTGTGGACATGCTGAGGGAGCTGGCAGACATCTTGAAATTCTCCTTCAAGATCAAGCTGGTGGATGATGGGCTGTATGGGGCCCCCGAGCCCAATGGTTCATGGACTGGCATGGTTGGAGAGCTAATCAACAGG AAAGCAGACCTGGCTGTGGCGGCCTTCACCATCACATCAGAAAGAGAGAAAGTTATCGACTTTTCTAAGCCCTTCATGACCCTGGGGATCAGCATCTTGTACAGAGTTCAACTG ggCCGGAAGCCAGGTTACTTCTCCTTCCTCGATCCTTTCTCTCCAGCTGTCTGGCTCTTTATGCTGCTCGCCTACCTGGCAGTCAGCTGTGTGCTTTTCCTGGCAGCAAG GCTAAGTCCATACGAGTGGTACAACCCTCACCCATGTATGCGAGAGCGCAGAGACATGCTGGAGAACCAGTACACCCTTGGAAACAGCCTGTGGTTTCCTGTTGGAGGCTTCATGCAGCAAGGATCAGAGATAATGCCCAGAGCCTTGTCCACCAGATGCGTCAGTGGTGTGTG GTGGGCATTCACTCTCATCATCATCTCCTCTTACACGGCCAATCTGGCGGCCTTTCTGACCGTTCAGAGGATGGAGGCTCCCATCGAGTCTCCAGACGATCTGGCTGACCAGACCAACATTGAGTACGGGACCATTCATGGGGGGAGCACCATGACCTTCTTCATG AATTCACGTTATCAGACATACCAGCGGATGTGGAACTACATGTACTCTAAGCAGCccagtgtgtttgtgaaaagCACAGAGGAGGGAATCGCCCGTGTACTCAACTCCAAGTATGCCTTTCTGATGGAGAGCACTATGAATGAGTACCATCGCGGCCTCAACTGTAACCTCACGCAGATAGGAGGCCTGCTGGACACCAAGGGCTACGGCATCGGCATGCCACTGG GATCTCCATTCCGAGATGAGATCACTCTGGCCATCCTCCAGCTGCAGGAGAATAACAGGCTGGAGATACTGAAAAGGAGGTGGTGGGAGGGAAGCCAATGTCTCAAAGAGGAGGACCACCGTGCCAAGG GTCTAGGGATGGAGAACATTGGGGGCATTTTTGTGGTGCTGATCTGCGGCCTCATCATCGCCGTTTTTGTGGCTATTATGGAGTTTGTGTGGTCGACGCGCCGCTCAGCAGAGACTGATGAGGTATGCCCCCATACCTGCCCTCGCCGACCCCACAGACACTCCCCA GTGTCTGTCTGTCAGGAAATGATCACAGAGCTGCGAAACGTCGTCTCCTGTAGGAAGAGTTCCCGTATGCGCCGGCGGCGGCCTCTGAACAGCTCAACAGTATTGCGCCATCCCACCCGTGTCGCTCTGGGAGCCCCCCGACCCCTGCGCCTGGTCCGGGAGATGCGGCTCAGCAACGGCAAGCTGTATAGTGGAGCTGGCCCTCTGACAGGAGGATCGGGAGAGGCAGGGACTGATCTGGGTCCTGGACCACAACGGATCCTTGATGATCCACTAGGTGCCAATACAACCCCGCCTCCACCTGCCCCCACCCCTGTGTTGCTGCCCAGCCGCAGCTGCACCCATGTGCGGATCTGCCAGGAATGCAGACGGATTCAGAGTTTGCGGTCAGGCAGCAGTATAGGGTCAACTTCAACAAAAATACCACCTTCATCTGCCCCCTTGCCCCGGCTACCTCCACCCCCACTCCCATCCTCATCCAACACAGACAGTGAGGGTGGAGGGGGGCCCAGCCCCAGGCGACGGCATCACAGCCCTCCACTTCATACTCCTCAGCCCCTTCCCCCTCCACAGAGCAGCGCCAACACAGACCTGCTGGGGGACCAGGACTGA
- the grik5 gene encoding glutamate receptor ionotropic, kainate 5 isoform X3, with the protein MPALPALLLSIHLSFLLITMPPRSLSQAPLLSSVRMAAILDDQSVCGRGERLALALARENINSVMEGPARARVEVDIYELQKDSQYDTTDTMCQILPKGVVSVIGPASSPASGSTVSHICGEKEIPHVKIGPEETPRLPYLRFASVTLYPSNEDLSLAIGAILRSFSYPSASLVCAKAECLLRLEELVRRFLISRETLSVRMLDDNLDPTPLLKEIRDDKVATIIIDANASVSYLILKKASELGMTSAFYKYILTTMDFPLLRLDDIVDEQSNIVGFSMFNTTHPFYLEFIRSLNLSWREGCDLTYPGPALSSALMFDAVHVVVGAVRELNRSQEIGVKPLSCTSPQIWQHGTSLMNYLRMVEYDGLTGRVEFNSKGQRTNYTLRILEKHRGGHKEIGIWYSNNTLAMNSTSLDINVSETLANKTLIVTTILENPYVMRKDNYQDFQGNDQYEGFCVDMLRELADILKFSFKIKLVDDGLYGAPEPNGSWTGMVGELINRKADLAVAAFTITSEREKVIDFSKPFMTLGISILYRVQLGRKPGYFSFLDPFSPAVWLFMLLAYLAVSCVLFLAARLSPYEWYNPHPCMRERRDMLENQYTLGNSLWFPVGGFMQQGSEIMPRALSTRCVSGVWWAFTLIIISSYTANLAAFLTVQRMEAPIESPDDLADQTNIEYGTIHGGSTMTFFMNSRYQTYQRMWNYMYSKQPSVFVKSTEEGIARVLNSKYAFLMESTMNEYHRGLNCNLTQIGGLLDTKGYGIGMPLGSPFRDEITLAILQLQENNRLEILKRRWWEGSQCLKEEDHRAKGLGMENIGGIFVVLICGLIIAVFVAIMEFVWSTRRSAETDEVCPHTCPRRPHRHSPEEFPYAPAAASEQLNSIAPSHPCRSGSPPTPAPGPGDAAQQRQAV; encoded by the exons tGTGTCAGATTCTACCCAAAGGTGTCGTCTCCGTGATCGGTCCTGCCTCCAGCCCCGCCTCTGGGTCAACAGTCAGCCATATATGTGGTGAGAAAGAG ATTCCTCATGTAAAAATTGGTCCAGAGGAAACTCCCCGCTTGCCATACCTACGCTTCGCCTCTGTCACCTTATATCCCAGCAACGAGGACCTGAGTTTGGCCATTGGGGCCATCTTGCGCTCGTTCAGCTACCCCTCTGCCAGCCTGGTCTGCGCAAAGGCTGAGT gcCTGCTGAGACTGGAAGAACTGGTCCGGCGTTTTCTCATCTCACGAGAGACGCTATCAGTCAGGATGCTTGATGACAACCTGGACCCCACGCCGCTCCTTAAGGAGATCCGTGACGACAAAGTAGCCACCATCATCATAGACGCCAATGCTTCTGTGTCCTATCTCATACTGAAAAAG GCGTCAGAGCTGGGGATGACATCAGCTTTTTATAAGTACATCCTCACCACCATG GACTTTCCTCTCTTGAGGCTTGATGACATAGTGGATGAGCAATCCAACATAGTTGGTTTCTCCATGTTTAACACCACACACCCCTTCTACCTGGAGTTCATCAGGAGCCTGAACCTCTCCTGGAGAGAAGGCTGTGATCTAACGTACCCCGGGCCTGCG CTCTCCTCTGCGCTGATGTTTGATGCGGTGCACGTGGTGGTGGGGGCGGTGAGGGAATTGAACCGCAGCCAGGAAATTGGAGTGAAGCCACTGAGCTGCACCTCACCTCAGATCTGGCAACATGGGACCAGCCTCATGAACTATCTGCGAATG GTGGAATACGATGGCCTGACAGGGCGCGTGGAGTTCAACAGCAAAGGTCAAAGGACCAACTACACCCTGCGGATCCTGGAGAAACACAGAGGAGGCCACAAAGAG ATCGGGATCTGGTATTCCAACAACACTTTAGCAATGAACTCCACCAGCCTGGATATTAATGTCTCAGAAACGCTGGCAAACAAGACCCTCATTGTCACAACAATTCTG GAAAATCCGTATGTGATGCGTAAAGACAATTATCAAGATTTCCAGGGCAACGACCAGTACGAGGGCTTCTGTGTGGACATGCTGAGGGAGCTGGCAGACATCTTGAAATTCTCCTTCAAGATCAAGCTGGTGGATGATGGGCTGTATGGGGCCCCCGAGCCCAATGGTTCATGGACTGGCATGGTTGGAGAGCTAATCAACAGG AAAGCAGACCTGGCTGTGGCGGCCTTCACCATCACATCAGAAAGAGAGAAAGTTATCGACTTTTCTAAGCCCTTCATGACCCTGGGGATCAGCATCTTGTACAGAGTTCAACTG ggCCGGAAGCCAGGTTACTTCTCCTTCCTCGATCCTTTCTCTCCAGCTGTCTGGCTCTTTATGCTGCTCGCCTACCTGGCAGTCAGCTGTGTGCTTTTCCTGGCAGCAAG GCTAAGTCCATACGAGTGGTACAACCCTCACCCATGTATGCGAGAGCGCAGAGACATGCTGGAGAACCAGTACACCCTTGGAAACAGCCTGTGGTTTCCTGTTGGAGGCTTCATGCAGCAAGGATCAGAGATAATGCCCAGAGCCTTGTCCACCAGATGCGTCAGTGGTGTGTG GTGGGCATTCACTCTCATCATCATCTCCTCTTACACGGCCAATCTGGCGGCCTTTCTGACCGTTCAGAGGATGGAGGCTCCCATCGAGTCTCCAGACGATCTGGCTGACCAGACCAACATTGAGTACGGGACCATTCATGGGGGGAGCACCATGACCTTCTTCATG AATTCACGTTATCAGACATACCAGCGGATGTGGAACTACATGTACTCTAAGCAGCccagtgtgtttgtgaaaagCACAGAGGAGGGAATCGCCCGTGTACTCAACTCCAAGTATGCCTTTCTGATGGAGAGCACTATGAATGAGTACCATCGCGGCCTCAACTGTAACCTCACGCAGATAGGAGGCCTGCTGGACACCAAGGGCTACGGCATCGGCATGCCACTGG GATCTCCATTCCGAGATGAGATCACTCTGGCCATCCTCCAGCTGCAGGAGAATAACAGGCTGGAGATACTGAAAAGGAGGTGGTGGGAGGGAAGCCAATGTCTCAAAGAGGAGGACCACCGTGCCAAGG GTCTAGGGATGGAGAACATTGGGGGCATTTTTGTGGTGCTGATCTGCGGCCTCATCATCGCCGTTTTTGTGGCTATTATGGAGTTTGTGTGGTCGACGCGCCGCTCAGCAGAGACTGATGAGGTATGCCCCCATACCTGCCCTCGCCGACCCCACAGACACTCCCCA GAAGAGTTCCCGTATGCGCCGGCGGCGGCCTCTGAACAGCTCAACAGTATTGCGCCATCCCACCCGTGTCGCTCTGGGAGCCCCCCGACCCCTGCGCCTGGTCCGGGAGATGCGGCTCAGCAACGGCAAGCTGTATAG
- the grik5 gene encoding glutamate receptor ionotropic, kainate 5 isoform X2 → MPALPALLLSIHLSFLLITMPPRSLSQAPLLSSVRMAAILDDQSVCGRGERLALALARENINSVMEGPARARVEVDIYELQKDSQYDTTDTMCQILPKGVVSVIGPASSPASGSTVSHICGEKEIPHVKIGPEETPRLPYLRFASVTLYPSNEDLSLAIGAILRSFSYPSASLVCAKAECLLRLEELVRRFLISRETLSVRMLDDNLDPTPLLKEIRDDKVATIIIDANASVSYLILKKASELGMTSAFYKYILTTMDFPLLRLDDIVDEQSNIVGFSMFNTTHPFYLEFIRSLNLSWREGCDLTYPGPALSSALMFDAVHVVVGAVRELNRSQEIGVKPLSCTSPQIWQHGTSLMNYLRMVEYDGLTGRVEFNSKGQRTNYTLRILEKHRGGHKEIGIWYSNNTLAMNSTSLDINVSETLANKTLIVTTILENPYVMRKDNYQDFQGNDQYEGFCVDMLRELADILKFSFKIKLVDDGLYGAPEPNGSWTGMVGELINRKADLAVAAFTITSEREKVIDFSKPFMTLGISILYRVQLGRKPGYFSFLDPFSPAVWLFMLLAYLAVSCVLFLAARLSPYEWYNPHPCMRERRDMLENQYTLGNSLWFPVGGFMQQGSEIMPRALSTRCVSGVWWAFTLIIISSYTANLAAFLTVQRMEAPIESPDDLADQTNIEYGTIHGGSTMTFFMNSRYQTYQRMWNYMYSKQPSVFVKSTEEGIARVLNSKYAFLMESTMNEYHRGLNCNLTQIGGLLDTKGYGIGMPLGSPFRDEITLAILQLQENNRLEILKRRWWEGSQCLKEEDHRAKGLGMENIGGIFVVLICGLIIAVFVAIMEFVWSTRRSAETDEVSVCQEMITELRNVVSCRKSSRMRRRRPLNSSTVLRHPTRVALGAPRPLRLVREMRLSNGKLYSGAGPLTGGSGEAGTDLGPGPQRILDDPLGANTTPPPPAPTPVLLPSRSCTHVRICQECRRIQSLRSGSSIGSTSTKIPPSSAPLPRLPPPPLPSSSNTDSEGGGGPSPRRRHHSPPLHTPQPLPPPQSSANTDLLGDQD, encoded by the exons tGTGTCAGATTCTACCCAAAGGTGTCGTCTCCGTGATCGGTCCTGCCTCCAGCCCCGCCTCTGGGTCAACAGTCAGCCATATATGTGGTGAGAAAGAG ATTCCTCATGTAAAAATTGGTCCAGAGGAAACTCCCCGCTTGCCATACCTACGCTTCGCCTCTGTCACCTTATATCCCAGCAACGAGGACCTGAGTTTGGCCATTGGGGCCATCTTGCGCTCGTTCAGCTACCCCTCTGCCAGCCTGGTCTGCGCAAAGGCTGAGT gcCTGCTGAGACTGGAAGAACTGGTCCGGCGTTTTCTCATCTCACGAGAGACGCTATCAGTCAGGATGCTTGATGACAACCTGGACCCCACGCCGCTCCTTAAGGAGATCCGTGACGACAAAGTAGCCACCATCATCATAGACGCCAATGCTTCTGTGTCCTATCTCATACTGAAAAAG GCGTCAGAGCTGGGGATGACATCAGCTTTTTATAAGTACATCCTCACCACCATG GACTTTCCTCTCTTGAGGCTTGATGACATAGTGGATGAGCAATCCAACATAGTTGGTTTCTCCATGTTTAACACCACACACCCCTTCTACCTGGAGTTCATCAGGAGCCTGAACCTCTCCTGGAGAGAAGGCTGTGATCTAACGTACCCCGGGCCTGCG CTCTCCTCTGCGCTGATGTTTGATGCGGTGCACGTGGTGGTGGGGGCGGTGAGGGAATTGAACCGCAGCCAGGAAATTGGAGTGAAGCCACTGAGCTGCACCTCACCTCAGATCTGGCAACATGGGACCAGCCTCATGAACTATCTGCGAATG GTGGAATACGATGGCCTGACAGGGCGCGTGGAGTTCAACAGCAAAGGTCAAAGGACCAACTACACCCTGCGGATCCTGGAGAAACACAGAGGAGGCCACAAAGAG ATCGGGATCTGGTATTCCAACAACACTTTAGCAATGAACTCCACCAGCCTGGATATTAATGTCTCAGAAACGCTGGCAAACAAGACCCTCATTGTCACAACAATTCTG GAAAATCCGTATGTGATGCGTAAAGACAATTATCAAGATTTCCAGGGCAACGACCAGTACGAGGGCTTCTGTGTGGACATGCTGAGGGAGCTGGCAGACATCTTGAAATTCTCCTTCAAGATCAAGCTGGTGGATGATGGGCTGTATGGGGCCCCCGAGCCCAATGGTTCATGGACTGGCATGGTTGGAGAGCTAATCAACAGG AAAGCAGACCTGGCTGTGGCGGCCTTCACCATCACATCAGAAAGAGAGAAAGTTATCGACTTTTCTAAGCCCTTCATGACCCTGGGGATCAGCATCTTGTACAGAGTTCAACTG ggCCGGAAGCCAGGTTACTTCTCCTTCCTCGATCCTTTCTCTCCAGCTGTCTGGCTCTTTATGCTGCTCGCCTACCTGGCAGTCAGCTGTGTGCTTTTCCTGGCAGCAAG GCTAAGTCCATACGAGTGGTACAACCCTCACCCATGTATGCGAGAGCGCAGAGACATGCTGGAGAACCAGTACACCCTTGGAAACAGCCTGTGGTTTCCTGTTGGAGGCTTCATGCAGCAAGGATCAGAGATAATGCCCAGAGCCTTGTCCACCAGATGCGTCAGTGGTGTGTG GTGGGCATTCACTCTCATCATCATCTCCTCTTACACGGCCAATCTGGCGGCCTTTCTGACCGTTCAGAGGATGGAGGCTCCCATCGAGTCTCCAGACGATCTGGCTGACCAGACCAACATTGAGTACGGGACCATTCATGGGGGGAGCACCATGACCTTCTTCATG AATTCACGTTATCAGACATACCAGCGGATGTGGAACTACATGTACTCTAAGCAGCccagtgtgtttgtgaaaagCACAGAGGAGGGAATCGCCCGTGTACTCAACTCCAAGTATGCCTTTCTGATGGAGAGCACTATGAATGAGTACCATCGCGGCCTCAACTGTAACCTCACGCAGATAGGAGGCCTGCTGGACACCAAGGGCTACGGCATCGGCATGCCACTGG GATCTCCATTCCGAGATGAGATCACTCTGGCCATCCTCCAGCTGCAGGAGAATAACAGGCTGGAGATACTGAAAAGGAGGTGGTGGGAGGGAAGCCAATGTCTCAAAGAGGAGGACCACCGTGCCAAGG GTCTAGGGATGGAGAACATTGGGGGCATTTTTGTGGTGCTGATCTGCGGCCTCATCATCGCCGTTTTTGTGGCTATTATGGAGTTTGTGTGGTCGACGCGCCGCTCAGCAGAGACTGATGAG GTGTCTGTCTGTCAGGAAATGATCACAGAGCTGCGAAACGTCGTCTCCTGTAGGAAGAGTTCCCGTATGCGCCGGCGGCGGCCTCTGAACAGCTCAACAGTATTGCGCCATCCCACCCGTGTCGCTCTGGGAGCCCCCCGACCCCTGCGCCTGGTCCGGGAGATGCGGCTCAGCAACGGCAAGCTGTATAGTGGAGCTGGCCCTCTGACAGGAGGATCGGGAGAGGCAGGGACTGATCTGGGTCCTGGACCACAACGGATCCTTGATGATCCACTAGGTGCCAATACAACCCCGCCTCCACCTGCCCCCACCCCTGTGTTGCTGCCCAGCCGCAGCTGCACCCATGTGCGGATCTGCCAGGAATGCAGACGGATTCAGAGTTTGCGGTCAGGCAGCAGTATAGGGTCAACTTCAACAAAAATACCACCTTCATCTGCCCCCTTGCCCCGGCTACCTCCACCCCCACTCCCATCCTCATCCAACACAGACAGTGAGGGTGGAGGGGGGCCCAGCCCCAGGCGACGGCATCACAGCCCTCCACTTCATACTCCTCAGCCCCTTCCCCCTCCACAGAGCAGCGCCAACACAGACCTGCTGGGGGACCAGGACTGA